GCTCTGGTCGGAGAACGCGCCCGCCAGTTTGCGTGCGGCGGGGGTGCCCTGGCCGTAGGCAGCGTCGACCGGGCTCGTCTGAAAGAGCGACTGGAGTTGGGCCTGTTTCTCGAAAAGGTCCATCTCTATACCTATCTATATATGGCAGGAGCCGTGCCTGCCAGAGCCGGGGCCAGATTGGCGAGGACCCGATACCCGTCGGTCCCCCCTAAGAGTGCCTCCGAGCACCGTTCCGGGTGAGGCATGAGCCCCACGACGTTCCGGCCCTCATTGCAGACCCCTGCGATGTTGCCCGTCGATCCGTTGGGGTTGGACGCTGCTGTCGCCGCACCGCGCTCGTCCGTGTAGCGGAAGATGACCTGACCGCGCGCTTCGACGTCGGCGAGCGTCTCCTCGTCCGCGACCCAGCACCCCTCGCCGTGCGCGATCGGCATCCGGAGGATGGCGCCGCGCAGGCCCGCGGTCCACGGCGTCGTGTCGCTCTCGACTCGCATGTGGACCCAGTCGCAGCGGAACTCGAGGCCGCGGTTGCGCACGAGCGCGCCGGGCAGCAGCCCGGCCTCGCACAGGATCTGGAATCCGTTGCACGAGCCGAGCACGAGCTTGCCCTTCTCGGCGAAGCGGCGCAGCGCCTGCGTCGCCGGCGAGAGCTTCGCGATCGCGCCGGCGCGGACGTAGTCGCCGTAGGTGAACCCGCCCGGAACGATCGCGGCGTCGTAGCCC
The nucleotide sequence above comes from Candidatus Limnocylindria bacterium. Encoded proteins:
- the purQ gene encoding phosphoribosylformylglycinamidine synthase subunit PurQ; the protein is VAILRYPGTWSERDFQHALSLVPDVESDILWHEDADLAGYDAAIVPGGFTYGDYVRAGAIAKLSPATQALRRFAEKGKLVLGSCNGFQILCEAGLLPGALVRNRGLEFRCDWVHMRVESDTTPWTAGLRGAILRMPIAHGEGCWVADEETLADVEARGQVIFRYTDERGAATAASNPNGSTGNIAGVCNEGRNVVGLMPHPERCSEALLGGTDGYRVLANLAPALAGTAPAIYR